A genomic stretch from Corynebacterium faecale includes:
- a CDS encoding DEAD/DEAH box helicase, protein MSTLIPAHVAGNILEGLTEYLTTSFSLADQETGEALKRFLGDADAGMFHGPYVRSRLPYAQARDWEGVLSWLPEHFVPYHHQAEAFRRLRSVDEHGERRPDPTLVVTGTGSGKTESFLYPILDHARRMRAQGQRGVKALLLYPMNALANDQADRLAQLLTEHPELEGVTAGIYTGESSGSGATKVSKKSLITNREKMRQDPPDLLLTNYKMLDQLLLRSNDREIWEHSAESLQYLVLDEFHTYDGAQGTDVALLLRRLGLQLKSHQPTGFLDGEAAARPLGQVVPVATSATLGSDKAPGDGTNPMLEFAHTIFGERFADHAIVSEKTLTIDEWREEIVATFGSSTLDAEGRDLPAVELINEILDLIAEEDAANGYAERTFEVFCEKIWHCAPDLKPAIANFADHELTAALLEHASTAVPMTHREQDQTSTLPELVLGSTFRLLGEEKSREFITHALTAIAYLRSAWGVEDKWGGKRLPGVETHLWVREVSRIDRAIAIPEDGQLFRWFDDGPAEESGEDNVPWLPACYCRSCGRAGWMTELEPGTDAPLMEGPAIRTGSLKNRERQRPLLDATSEYRNAIDAGRAVAGPRGTDGESAVLWLHTDTRELSTRTPRDEELEREQSIPVLTHFGPDADDFAGEQRCPSCGENDSIRFIGSSVATLLSVALSNLFGMPELDPAEKKTLIFTDSVQDAAHRAGFVQARSRAFALRTFTRRAVGDGEVTLDQLPDRLMELADDPRSRYELLPPDLVDFDQFKSYWHPDATDSERREANREARRRLGFDLVLEFGQRAHLTRSLALTGSLTISVDTPEAAALTAAAEALTAVASPTLEMNNRALQLAWVQGVLEMTRLRGGVHHEWLQPYLRDDGNAYLLNRREARARGIPAFPRGGSPEFPRVGPQLTTAARRDTGTTPLGSPRGRFAIWTAKLLGLGTHDAATAVAKLFDELSRRHILDSTPTDSGGTIYGLSADRIRIGAEAEPCILECTICHSRIGVSATVRDRLDGHPCFTPGCAGHQAALQVEDNYYRRLYSAREPRTVVAKEHTGLLDKKVRLQLEQSFRSSTTTAPNAPNVLVATPTLEMGIDIGDLSTVMLASLPTSVASYVQRVGRAGRLTGNSLVIALVRGRGITLPKLNQPLSVISGSVTPPVAFLSAVEILNRQFTAYLVDSIDTQAEIPELATAVDVFNQIPGEPALADIIVARVRTGIDDLLDSFISSLNGHVDGDTVASLRSWAFSDEADSLIGKINVSRETWKNEQYDLHSRRGLLNERLDELSLRSDEHDRELKEEKRIIRASLRHVNYQLQSIVEGQHWIGSMERFGLLPNFTLLDDSVELSVAVSKFNPQEMVFDTEAYSYSRGVSSALFELAPGATFYAQGIAATIDVVEIGHQGSAIEQWRMCPSCSYSAILLGENHTPGSCPECGSPGFADKGQIIDVVQMRKVSSEVEQTRAIISDNRDDRYSARFHQHVSFTVPDGGRGASWYLTEGFGVEHLRQVEIRWLNLGQGNGQKLPLSGGEIDAPLFRVCKHCGHLDSEAGSNTWHDHRPWCPQRNESEEDTVAFALGRTLRTQGVLLLIPDRFTSAADTLTVPSLIAAIKLGFKEVLGGDPTHLDVATVQVARQDGGSVDALLLHDKVPGGTGYLSQFTDPESVHNLLSRAWERVNSCECQNDHRLACPDCLLPYVRSRSMEVTSRAAAEGALSAILLDTSAPDENVDPTTTQWNIQESRPAPSEESKLELRFRVLIRKALEARHATIVDRVFDGRPQLDITFTGGMRWRMSAEREYVYTRPDFFFEPLNGNHRSVGVFLDGKSAHISATAFRVHSDIEKRTRLTNELDPVLPWNLTWKDLDSFGDPVTEEPAWVHPKAEALVSRNPILDQASLKLMKGSPVDLLLAYLAEPTKPAWSEYAHAMALHVFSHAPSKQDGHPVGTLMNQIQLRCIMGNKKLRAKELKLLTDGPDDLPEDVWNTFLTLANLMWLAPDDALVVSTNKTATSPVEVAAADEVGVDKHAAVAAGWEDAFEEFADDMEVEKALRTLASAGVTPTEVLGEELESVATVLVWPQEKVVLLFEADDEADAVLLNKGWTALHADSLSADDIPTALLNS, encoded by the coding sequence ATGTCCACGCTCATCCCAGCCCATGTGGCCGGCAATATCCTTGAAGGTCTCACGGAATACTTGACCACCAGCTTCTCGCTTGCGGATCAGGAGACCGGGGAGGCGCTCAAGCGGTTCCTCGGTGATGCTGATGCCGGGATGTTCCACGGACCGTATGTGAGGAGTCGTCTCCCCTATGCCCAGGCGCGGGACTGGGAGGGTGTGCTGTCATGGTTACCGGAACACTTCGTGCCCTACCACCACCAGGCGGAAGCGTTTCGCAGGTTGCGGTCGGTTGATGAGCACGGCGAGCGGCGTCCTGATCCCACCTTGGTGGTCACCGGCACCGGCTCGGGTAAGACAGAGTCCTTCCTCTACCCCATCCTGGATCATGCCCGACGCATGCGGGCCCAGGGGCAGCGTGGAGTAAAAGCGCTGTTGCTGTATCCGATGAACGCCCTGGCCAATGATCAGGCTGATCGCCTGGCCCAGCTGCTCACCGAGCACCCAGAGTTGGAAGGTGTCACCGCAGGTATCTACACCGGTGAATCCTCCGGTAGTGGTGCTACCAAGGTGAGTAAGAAGTCTTTGATCACCAACCGTGAGAAGATGCGTCAGGATCCACCGGATCTTTTGCTCACAAATTACAAGATGTTGGATCAGCTACTGCTGCGCAGTAATGACCGTGAGATTTGGGAACATTCCGCGGAGTCTTTGCAGTATCTGGTTCTGGATGAGTTCCATACCTATGACGGCGCTCAGGGCACGGATGTGGCGTTGTTGCTGCGTCGTCTGGGTTTACAGCTGAAGTCGCATCAGCCAACGGGTTTCCTTGATGGGGAGGCCGCTGCCCGCCCTCTTGGACAGGTAGTGCCGGTGGCCACCTCAGCCACCCTGGGATCCGATAAGGCCCCCGGTGACGGCACCAACCCCATGCTGGAATTCGCGCACACCATCTTTGGTGAACGCTTCGCCGATCATGCCATCGTCTCAGAGAAGACTCTCACCATTGATGAGTGGCGGGAGGAGATCGTTGCCACCTTCGGTAGTTCCACACTGGACGCAGAGGGCCGAGACCTCCCCGCTGTTGAGTTGATCAATGAAATCTTGGATCTCATCGCAGAAGAGGACGCAGCTAACGGTTATGCCGAGCGCACCTTTGAGGTGTTCTGTGAAAAGATCTGGCACTGCGCGCCAGATCTGAAACCAGCCATCGCCAACTTCGCTGATCATGAACTCACCGCTGCCCTGCTTGAGCATGCTTCTACGGCAGTGCCGATGACCCACCGTGAACAGGATCAGACCAGCACGCTGCCCGAACTGGTACTGGGTTCCACGTTCCGGTTGCTGGGAGAAGAAAAGTCCAGGGAGTTCATCACCCATGCACTGACCGCTATTGCGTATCTGCGGTCCGCGTGGGGTGTTGAGGATAAGTGGGGTGGCAAGAGGCTCCCCGGTGTGGAGACCCATCTCTGGGTTCGTGAGGTCTCGCGGATTGACCGGGCCATTGCTATCCCTGAGGATGGTCAGCTGTTCCGGTGGTTTGATGACGGCCCGGCGGAAGAGAGCGGCGAGGACAACGTTCCCTGGCTGCCCGCCTGTTATTGCCGCAGCTGTGGTCGTGCCGGGTGGATGACGGAGCTGGAACCTGGCACCGATGCTCCCCTGATGGAAGGACCGGCCATCCGGACCGGATCGCTGAAGAACCGGGAACGTCAACGCCCACTCTTGGATGCCACCTCTGAATACCGTAATGCCATTGACGCCGGGCGGGCTGTTGCAGGGCCGCGTGGTACCGATGGTGAATCTGCCGTGTTGTGGCTGCACACCGATACCCGGGAACTTTCCACCCGCACCCCGCGCGATGAGGAACTAGAGCGTGAACAGTCCATCCCGGTGCTCACGCACTTCGGCCCGGATGCGGATGATTTTGCCGGTGAACAGCGCTGTCCTTCCTGCGGTGAGAATGATTCCATCCGCTTTATCGGCTCCTCGGTGGCCACTCTGCTCTCCGTGGCGCTGTCCAATCTTTTCGGGATGCCCGAGTTGGATCCCGCGGAGAAGAAAACACTCATCTTCACCGACTCTGTTCAGGATGCCGCCCACCGCGCCGGTTTCGTCCAGGCTCGTTCGCGAGCTTTCGCGCTGCGTACCTTCACTCGGCGCGCGGTCGGTGATGGTGAAGTCACCCTGGATCAGCTCCCGGATCGGTTGATGGAGCTAGCCGATGATCCCCGTTCCCGCTATGAACTCTTGCCACCGGACCTGGTGGATTTTGATCAGTTCAAAAGTTATTGGCACCCTGATGCCACGGATTCGGAGCGTCGAGAAGCAAACCGCGAGGCGCGCAGACGCCTCGGCTTTGACCTGGTGCTGGAGTTCGGCCAACGTGCGCATCTCACGCGCTCCCTGGCGCTGACGGGTTCGCTCACCATCAGCGTGGACACCCCGGAGGCAGCCGCGCTCACAGCCGCAGCTGAGGCGCTCACAGCCGTCGCCTCCCCCACCCTGGAGATGAACAACCGCGCCCTGCAATTGGCGTGGGTCCAGGGCGTGCTGGAGATGACCCGCCTGCGTGGCGGTGTCCATCATGAATGGTTGCAGCCCTATCTCAGAGATGATGGCAATGCGTATCTGTTGAACCGTCGGGAGGCACGTGCACGCGGCATCCCCGCTTTCCCCAGAGGCGGTTCACCAGAATTTCCCCGGGTGGGCCCACAGCTGACCACCGCTGCCCGACGTGACACCGGCACCACCCCGTTGGGAAGTCCACGGGGGCGCTTTGCCATCTGGACGGCCAAATTGCTTGGTCTGGGCACACACGATGCGGCCACCGCGGTGGCCAAGCTTTTCGACGAGCTCTCCCGACGCCACATCCTTGACTCAACGCCCACTGACTCCGGCGGCACCATCTACGGTCTGAGCGCGGACCGCATCCGCATCGGGGCAGAAGCTGAACCATGCATTCTGGAATGCACCATCTGCCATTCCCGCATCGGTGTCTCCGCCACTGTCCGCGATCGTCTGGATGGACATCCATGTTTCACTCCCGGCTGTGCGGGGCATCAGGCAGCCCTGCAAGTGGAGGACAATTATTATCGTCGCCTCTACTCGGCCAGGGAACCACGCACCGTGGTGGCCAAGGAACACACCGGTTTGCTGGACAAGAAGGTCCGCCTGCAGTTGGAACAGTCCTTCCGTTCCTCCACCACCACCGCACCCAATGCCCCGAACGTTCTCGTGGCCACCCCGACGCTGGAGATGGGTATTGATATCGGTGATCTATCCACCGTCATGCTTGCCTCTTTGCCCACTTCGGTGGCCAGCTATGTGCAGCGTGTGGGTCGCGCCGGGCGCCTCACCGGTAACTCCCTGGTGATCGCCCTGGTGCGGGGCCGTGGCATCACACTTCCCAAGCTGAACCAGCCGTTGTCGGTGATCTCTGGTTCGGTGACTCCCCCGGTGGCGTTCCTGTCGGCGGTGGAAATCCTCAACCGTCAGTTCACCGCCTATCTGGTGGATTCAATCGATACCCAGGCGGAAATCCCTGAACTCGCCACCGCGGTGGATGTGTTTAATCAAATACCCGGCGAACCGGCCCTGGCTGACATCATCGTCGCCCGGGTGCGCACCGGGATTGATGATCTTCTTGATTCCTTCATCAGCTCTCTGAACGGTCATGTCGATGGCGACACGGTGGCAAGTCTCCGTTCCTGGGCCTTCAGTGATGAGGCGGACTCCCTCATCGGAAAGATCAATGTTTCACGTGAAACATGGAAAAACGAACAATATGATCTCCACTCCCGTCGCGGTCTCCTGAATGAGCGACTCGACGAACTCAGCCTCCGGTCTGATGAGCATGATCGTGAACTCAAAGAAGAAAAGCGGATCATCAGAGCCTCCCTCCGGCATGTGAATTATCAACTGCAATCCATCGTGGAGGGCCAGCATTGGATTGGGTCCATGGAGCGTTTCGGTTTGCTGCCCAACTTCACCCTCCTGGATGATTCCGTGGAACTATCCGTAGCGGTGTCCAAGTTCAATCCGCAGGAAATGGTCTTTGACACTGAAGCCTATTCCTACTCCCGCGGTGTCTCCTCCGCGCTTTTCGAGCTCGCGCCAGGCGCCACGTTCTATGCCCAGGGCATTGCCGCCACCATCGACGTCGTGGAGATCGGCCATCAGGGATCAGCCATCGAACAGTGGCGGATGTGTCCTTCTTGTTCTTACTCAGCAATCCTCCTTGGGGAGAATCACACCCCAGGTTCCTGCCCGGAATGTGGATCGCCAGGATTTGCAGACAAGGGGCAGATCATCGATGTGGTGCAGATGCGCAAGGTCTCATCCGAGGTGGAGCAGACCCGCGCCATCATTTCCGACAACCGCGATGACCGCTACTCCGCCCGCTTCCACCAACATGTCAGTTTCACTGTTCCCGATGGTGGCCGCGGTGCATCCTGGTACCTCACGGAGGGCTTCGGCGTGGAGCACCTGCGGCAGGTGGAGATCCGCTGGCTCAACCTCGGTCAGGGCAATGGGCAGAAACTGCCCTTGAGCGGCGGTGAGATTGATGCCCCGCTCTTCCGGGTCTGCAAGCACTGCGGGCACCTGGACTCTGAGGCCGGTTCCAACACCTGGCATGATCACCGCCCCTGGTGCCCACAGCGTAATGAGTCCGAAGAAGACACCGTCGCCTTCGCACTCGGACGCACACTGCGCACTCAGGGTGTTCTCCTGCTGATCCCGGACCGCTTCACCAGTGCCGCTGACACCCTCACCGTGCCGAGCCTGATTGCTGCGATCAAACTCGGCTTCAAGGAGGTATTGGGTGGCGATCCAACCCACCTGGATGTGGCCACGGTTCAGGTTGCACGCCAGGACGGTGGTTCCGTAGATGCGCTCCTCCTCCATGACAAGGTTCCCGGTGGCACCGGTTACCTTTCCCAGTTCACTGATCCTGAGTCGGTGCACAACCTGCTCAGCCGAGCCTGGGAGCGGGTGAACTCCTGCGAATGCCAGAATGATCACCGACTGGCCTGCCCGGACTGCCTCCTCCCCTATGTCCGCAGTCGCTCCATGGAAGTGACGTCTCGCGCCGCTGCGGAGGGCGCATTGAGTGCTATCCTGCTGGATACCTCCGCCCCGGATGAGAACGTGGATCCGACCACAACGCAGTGGAACATTCAGGAATCCCGTCCTGCCCCTTCAGAAGAGTCCAAGCTGGAGCTCCGCTTCCGGGTATTGATCCGCAAGGCACTGGAGGCCCGTCACGCCACCATCGTGGACCGTGTCTTTGATGGCCGACCTCAACTGGACATCACCTTCACCGGTGGAATGCGGTGGCGGATGAGTGCCGAGCGGGAGTATGTCTACACCCGCCCTGACTTCTTCTTTGAACCCCTCAACGGCAATCACCGTTCAGTGGGCGTTTTCCTCGACGGTAAATCAGCCCACATTTCTGCTACTGCCTTCCGGGTTCATTCCGATATTGAAAAGCGCACGCGCCTGACCAATGAACTGGATCCGGTGCTGCCCTGGAACCTGACGTGGAAAGACCTCGACAGCTTCGGCGACCCAGTAACTGAAGAACCTGCGTGGGTACATCCAAAGGCTGAGGCGCTGGTGAGCAGGAACCCCATATTGGATCAGGCCTCATTGAAGCTGATGAAGGGGTCCCCCGTGGATCTCCTCCTGGCCTATCTTGCAGAACCCACGAAACCAGCCTGGTCTGAGTATGCGCATGCGATGGCATTGCATGTGTTCTCGCACGCCCCCTCGAAACAGGATGGGCACCCCGTGGGCACCCTGATGAATCAGATCCAGCTCCGCTGCATCATGGGCAACAAGAAACTCCGCGCTAAGGAACTCAAACTCCTCACCGACGGCCCAGACGATCTTCCCGAGGATGTCTGGAATACCTTCCTCACGCTTGCCAACCTCATGTGGTTGGCCCCTGATGATGCACTGGTGGTGTCCACCAACAAGACTGCCACTTCCCCAGTGGAGGTCGCGGCAGCTGATGAGGTTGGCGTGGATAAGCACGCAGCCGTGGCTGCCGGTTGGGAGGACGCCTTTGAAGAATTCGCTGACGATATGGAAGTGGAAAAGGCGCTGCGCACGCTCGCAAGCGCCGGCGTCACTCCCACCGAGGTGCTCGGCGAGGAATTGGAATCCGTGGCCACCGTTCTGGTGTGGCCGCAGGAGAAGGTTGTTCTCCTCTTCGAAGCGGATGATGAAGCCGATGCCGTACTTCTAAACAAGGGCTGGACCGCGCTGCATGCGGATTCGCTCAGCGCCGATGACATCCCCACCGCACTGTTGAACTCGTAG